Proteins from a genomic interval of Croceicoccus naphthovorans:
- a CDS encoding muropeptide MFS transporter, translating into MTTINEAESNPDAEPAKDTKPGFRKLLSSLGNRKTAYMLLFGFASGLPYTLLLSTLYAWMSDAEVDLETMGVFSLIGLAFAFKFLWSPLLDRIDIPGIKRLGHRKQWIVTAQFSLAVILVIVSRLDPGSAIGMMSLLAGIGAFASATQDVVMDAWRVDVADEVATIDILSTVYQLGWRSAVLVGGALALFMAERLGWPTVYAILGATMGLVALAAIFAPEPDQTVASIAADDESLRVLRDAGQLSPKVRGWALAIVGVLWAWALVTVGVFMVRSLSSDPDARPDSVEFIQNMGPVIVIATVVVPVIIAAVLENWRRKGRYVLAAAAPKKGSLDGFVDQGYRALILPLAEFVGRLGWAVIIVLTLVLSYRFTDTVWGSFAYPFYLGELNYTKDEVAVASKFFGVGALMAGIALGGALFSFIGRMAVLFLGALTAALSNLLYADLALGGYTMQAVSNFTGFTMLVEWLGGDARLAKLMVAIAGENLAGGLAGAALVAYLSSITAKGYSAVQYALLSSLTFLIGTLGRGALGQMIDEQGYYPVFILTTLLGFVAVVACIVEWIRVRRLGKGAGMVAPV; encoded by the coding sequence ATGACGACGATCAACGAAGCCGAAAGCAATCCCGACGCCGAACCGGCCAAGGATACGAAACCGGGCTTCCGTAAATTGCTGTCGTCGCTGGGCAATCGCAAGACGGCCTATATGCTGTTGTTCGGGTTTGCGTCGGGCCTGCCCTATACGCTGCTGCTCTCGACGCTCTATGCGTGGATGAGCGATGCCGAGGTCGATCTTGAGACAATGGGCGTCTTCTCGCTGATCGGACTGGCCTTCGCATTCAAGTTCCTGTGGTCGCCGTTACTGGACCGGATCGACATTCCGGGCATCAAGCGGCTGGGCCATCGCAAGCAATGGATCGTGACCGCGCAGTTTTCGCTGGCGGTGATCCTGGTGATCGTCTCGCGGCTCGATCCGGGCAGCGCCATCGGCATGATGTCGCTTCTGGCCGGGATCGGCGCCTTTGCCAGCGCGACGCAGGATGTGGTGATGGACGCATGGCGCGTCGATGTCGCGGACGAGGTGGCGACGATCGATATTCTTTCCACCGTGTATCAGCTGGGCTGGCGTTCTGCGGTTCTGGTCGGCGGCGCACTGGCGCTGTTCATGGCAGAGCGGCTGGGCTGGCCGACGGTCTATGCGATTTTGGGTGCGACGATGGGGCTGGTCGCGCTGGCCGCGATTTTCGCGCCCGAGCCGGACCAGACGGTCGCCTCTATCGCTGCCGACGACGAATCGCTGCGGGTGCTGCGCGATGCGGGGCAGCTGAGCCCGAAGGTGCGCGGCTGGGCGCTGGCCATCGTTGGCGTGTTGTGGGCCTGGGCGCTGGTGACGGTAGGCGTGTTCATGGTCCGCTCGCTGTCCAGCGATCCCGACGCGCGGCCCGATTCGGTTGAATTCATCCAGAACATGGGGCCGGTGATCGTGATCGCGACGGTCGTGGTGCCGGTGATCATCGCAGCGGTGCTGGAAAACTGGCGGCGCAAGGGGCGTTATGTCTTGGCGGCTGCCGCGCCGAAGAAGGGCAGTCTGGATGGTTTCGTCGATCAGGGTTACCGCGCGCTGATCCTCCCGCTGGCGGAGTTTGTCGGTCGGCTGGGCTGGGCGGTGATCATCGTGCTGACGCTGGTGCTGTCGTACCGTTTTACCGACACCGTTTGGGGCAGCTTTGCCTATCCATTCTACCTCGGCGAGTTGAACTATACGAAGGACGAGGTTGCGGTTGCGTCAAAGTTCTTCGGCGTCGGCGCGCTGATGGCGGGTATCGCGCTGGGCGGGGCGCTGTTCAGCTTTATCGGGCGCATGGCCGTGCTGTTTCTGGGCGCTTTGACGGCGGCGCTGTCGAACCTGCTCTATGCCGATCTCGCACTGGGCGGGTACACGATGCAGGCAGTGTCGAACTTTACCGGGTTCACGATGCTGGTCGAATGGCTGGGCGGCGATGCACGGCTGGCAAAGCTGATGGTGGCCATCGCGGGCGAGAACCTTGCGGGCGGTTTGGCGGGGGCTGCTCTGGTGGCCTATTTGTCGTCGATCACGGCCAAGGGATACTCGGCGGTGCAATACGCGCTGCTGTCTTCGCTGACGTTCCTGATCGGCACGCTGGGGCGCGGGGCGCTGGGCCAGATGATCGACGAGCAGGGGTATTACCCGGTGTTTATCCTGACCACGCTGCTGGGCTTTGTCGCGGTGGTTGCGTGTATCGTCGAATGGATTCGCGTGCGGCGACTGGGCAAGGGCGCGGGGATGGTCGCGCCGGTTTAG
- a CDS encoding ATP-dependent helicase yields the protein MSDRDSPLAANLPETAGNPQEPWLFGLNPPQRDAVLTTEGPVLMLAGAGTGKTAALTARLAHLVATRRAWPSEILCVTFTNKAAREMRERVGRMAGPAVEGMPWLGTFHAVAAKMLRRHAEIVGLQSNYTIIDTDDQLRLLKQLIQSENLDEKRWPARQLAGLIDRWKNRGLNPADLDAAENEAYANGKGAHFYGLYQNRLKALNACDFGDLLLHMLNIFRREKDILDSYRQRFKYIMVDEYQDTNVVQYLWLRLLAQPRHNICVVGDDDQSIYSWRGAEVANILRFEKDFPGAKVIKLEQNYRSTPEILAAASGLIDANSERLGKTLWTEIGSGEKVRVIGVWDGSEEARRIGDEAEGLTRRGIKLSQAAILVRAQFQTREFEDRFIQIGLPYKIIGGFRFYERAEIRDALAYLRVIAQPSDDLGFERIYNTPKRGLGAKALEKLHVHARAQGIPLAQAALEICDTDELPARGRNTLLALMRDFARWREAAQTLSPAELARTVLDESGYTAMLQAEKSAEAAGRLENLSELARAMEEYETLGAFLEHVSLVMDNDAKDTEDTLTIMTMHGAKGLEFDHVFLPGWEEGVFPSQRAIDEGGLKSLEEERRLAYVAITRARRECTILHAANRRIYGQWTSSIPSRFVEELPEAMIEMETTMTGGASLWRAQWSESGDPFAHVAKAQPARTMTRGPGWQRAAASEYDPTPRRIPEARRSAASFAAKARTDIAIGDRVFHDKFGYGEVIGQEGNKLEIAFESGTSKRVIDSFVRPA from the coding sequence GTGAGCGACCGCGATTCCCCCCTTGCCGCCAATCTGCCCGAAACTGCCGGAAACCCGCAGGAACCGTGGCTTTTCGGGCTGAATCCGCCGCAGAGGGATGCGGTTCTGACCACCGAAGGCCCGGTTCTGATGCTGGCCGGGGCGGGAACCGGCAAGACGGCGGCGCTTACCGCGCGTCTTGCACACCTCGTCGCAACGCGTCGGGCGTGGCCGAGCGAGATTCTGTGTGTCACTTTCACCAACAAGGCCGCCCGCGAAATGCGCGAACGCGTTGGCCGGATGGCGGGCCCTGCCGTCGAAGGGATGCCGTGGCTGGGCACGTTTCATGCGGTCGCGGCAAAGATGCTGCGGCGGCATGCGGAAATCGTCGGGCTGCAATCGAATTACACGATTATCGATACCGACGATCAGCTCCGGCTGTTGAAACAGCTGATCCAGTCGGAAAATCTCGACGAAAAGCGCTGGCCCGCGCGGCAACTGGCCGGGCTGATCGACCGCTGGAAGAACCGCGGGCTGAACCCGGCGGACCTCGATGCGGCGGAGAACGAGGCCTATGCCAACGGCAAGGGCGCGCATTTTTACGGCCTTTACCAGAACCGGCTGAAGGCGTTGAACGCCTGCGATTTCGGCGACCTGCTGCTGCACATGCTGAACATTTTTCGGCGTGAGAAGGACATTCTGGACAGTTATCGCCAGCGGTTCAAATATATCATGGTGGACGAATATCAGGACACCAACGTCGTTCAGTATCTGTGGCTTCGTCTGCTCGCCCAACCGCGTCACAATATCTGCGTTGTGGGCGATGACGACCAGTCCATCTATTCATGGCGCGGCGCAGAAGTTGCCAATATCCTGCGGTTCGAAAAGGATTTTCCCGGCGCGAAGGTTATCAAGCTGGAGCAGAACTATCGCTCCACGCCCGAAATCCTCGCCGCCGCATCGGGCCTGATCGATGCCAATTCCGAACGTCTGGGCAAGACGCTGTGGACCGAGATCGGATCGGGCGAAAAAGTCCGGGTGATCGGGGTGTGGGACGGATCGGAGGAAGCCCGCCGCATCGGGGACGAGGCAGAGGGTCTGACCCGACGTGGGATCAAGCTCTCGCAGGCAGCGATCCTTGTCCGCGCGCAGTTCCAGACGCGCGAGTTCGAGGACCGCTTCATCCAGATCGGCCTGCCCTACAAGATCATCGGCGGGTTTCGCTTTTACGAGCGCGCCGAAATTCGCGATGCCCTCGCCTATCTGCGCGTCATCGCCCAGCCCAGCGACGATCTTGGGTTCGAGCGGATCTACAACACGCCGAAACGCGGGCTTGGCGCAAAGGCGCTGGAAAAGCTGCATGTTCACGCGCGGGCGCAGGGCATTCCGCTGGCGCAAGCGGCGCTGGAAATCTGCGATACCGACGAACTGCCCGCGCGGGGGCGCAATACGCTGCTTGCCCTGATGCGCGATTTCGCGCGTTGGCGAGAGGCTGCGCAGACGCTCAGCCCGGCCGAACTGGCGCGCACGGTGCTGGACGAGAGCGGCTATACCGCGATGCTCCAGGCGGAAAAATCTGCCGAGGCGGCGGGGCGTCTGGAAAACCTGTCCGAACTCGCCCGCGCGATGGAGGAGTACGAGACGCTGGGCGCATTCCTCGAACACGTCAGCCTTGTCATGGACAACGATGCAAAGGATACCGAGGATACGCTGACCATCATGACGATGCACGGCGCGAAGGGGCTGGAATTCGATCACGTCTTCCTGCCCGGTTGGGAGGAAGGCGTCTTCCCGTCACAGCGCGCAATCGACGAAGGCGGCCTCAAAAGCCTCGAGGAAGAGCGCCGCCTTGCCTATGTCGCAATCACGCGGGCGCGGCGCGAATGCACGATCCTGCACGCCGCGAACCGGCGCATCTATGGCCAGTGGACCAGCTCTATCCCAAGCCGGTTCGTCGAGGAATTGCCCGAGGCGATGATCGAGATGGAGACGACGATGACCGGCGGCGCCTCGCTATGGCGGGCACAATGGTCCGAAAGCGGCGATCCTTTCGCCCACGTCGCCAAGGCGCAGCCCGCTCGCACGATGACCCGCGGCCCCGGCTGGCAACGCGCAGCGGCGAGTGAATACGATCCGACCCCGCGCCGCATCCCAGAGGCACGGCGCAGCGCCGCCAGCTTTGCCGCGAAGGCCCGCACCGACATCGCCATCGGGGACCGCGTATTCCATGACAAGTTCGGCTATGGCGAGGTCATCGGGCAGGAAGGCAACAAGCTGGAAATTGCGTTTGAAAGCGGAACTTCGAAGCGCGTGATCGACAGCTTCGTAAGGCCGGCCTGA
- a CDS encoding pseudouridine synthase, translating to MNKPPRQPPGKPPVPNDRRPGKRPPFRRKPTGAPKPPAKPAQDGPPREGDRIAKLLARAGIASRREVERMIADGRIAIDGEVLDTPATVLTSLRGVTVDGKPVGAPEPTRLFLFHKPAGLLTAERDPKGRPTIYTALRNALPQGTPRVMPVGRLDYNTEGLLLLTNDGEFKRALELPSSGIPRTYRAKAMGKVGQNDLEALFEGITVDGVHYGQIEANLERRNGLQNWIEMTLTEGKNREVRNVLEHLGLQVSRLLRIAYGPFVLADLPRGAAVEVPQVEVERFRKAMKREAAR from the coding sequence GTGAACAAACCGCCCAGACAGCCGCCGGGTAAACCGCCCGTCCCCAACGACCGCCGCCCGGGGAAGCGCCCGCCGTTCCGGCGCAAGCCCACCGGCGCGCCCAAACCGCCCGCCAAACCGGCGCAGGACGGCCCGCCGCGTGAAGGCGACCGCATCGCGAAGTTGCTTGCCCGCGCAGGCATAGCCAGCCGCCGCGAGGTGGAGCGCATGATCGCCGACGGTCGCATCGCCATCGACGGTGAGGTTCTCGACACGCCCGCCACAGTCCTGACCAGCCTGCGCGGCGTGACGGTGGATGGCAAACCGGTCGGCGCGCCCGAACCGACGCGGCTGTTCCTGTTTCACAAGCCCGCGGGCCTGTTGACGGCGGAGCGCGATCCCAAGGGCCGCCCGACGATCTACACCGCGCTGCGCAATGCGCTGCCACAGGGAACGCCGCGCGTGATGCCGGTGGGACGGCTGGACTATAATACCGAGGGTCTGCTGCTCCTTACCAACGACGGTGAGTTCAAACGCGCGTTGGAGCTGCCATCGTCCGGAATTCCGCGCACCTATCGCGCCAAGGCGATGGGCAAAGTCGGGCAAAACGATCTGGAGGCGCTGTTCGAGGGCATCACTGTCGACGGCGTGCACTACGGCCAGATCGAGGCGAATCTGGAACGCCGCAACGGCCTCCAGAACTGGATCGAGATGACGCTGACCGAGGGCAAGAACCGCGAGGTTCGCAACGTCCTCGAACATCTCGGACTGCAGGTATCGCGCTTGTTGCGCATCGCCTACGGCCCGTTCGTACTGGCCGACCTGCCGCGCGGAGCGGCGGTGGAAGTGCCGCAGGTAGAGGTGGAGCGGTTCCGCAAGGCCATGAAGCGCGAGGCGGCGCGGTGA
- the rsmD gene encoding 16S rRNA (guanine(966)-N(2))-methyltransferase RsmD — protein MKSPKKSGPGGMRIIAGEWRGRKLVAPDGETTRPTADRTRETLFSMLASRIGSFEGLYVADLFAGSGALGLEALSRGADRVLLVEQDANAVKALRKNIASFDAKAKCDVRASSVMALGPAQEQPDLIMMDPPYETGAGAVALDKLNRLGWIAPGAWISIETSRKEDLSVAGFDVDTVRDSGKGRIHLLRLANI, from the coding sequence GTGAAAAGCCCGAAAAAATCCGGCCCCGGCGGAATGCGCATCATCGCGGGCGAATGGCGCGGGCGCAAGCTGGTCGCGCCCGATGGCGAGACCACGCGGCCCACGGCGGACCGGACGCGTGAGACTTTGTTCTCCATGCTGGCCAGCCGGATCGGGAGTTTCGAAGGTCTTTACGTCGCCGACCTTTTTGCCGGATCGGGCGCACTGGGGCTGGAGGCTCTATCGCGCGGCGCGGACCGCGTGCTTCTGGTCGAACAGGACGCCAATGCGGTGAAGGCGCTACGCAAGAACATCGCCAGTTTCGACGCCAAGGCGAAGTGCGATGTGCGGGCATCGTCGGTCATGGCGCTCGGCCCCGCACAGGAACAGCCCGATCTGATCATGATGGATCCACCCTATGAAACCGGGGCGGGCGCGGTGGCGCTCGACAAATTGAACCGGCTCGGCTGGATCGCGCCCGGCGCGTGGATCAGTATCGAGACTTCGCGCAAGGAAGATCTCTCCGTCGCCGGGTTCGATGTCGACACCGTGCGCGACAGCGGCAAGGGGCGCATTCACTTGCTGCGCCTCGCCAACATCTAA